Proteins from one Aureimonas sp. SA4125 genomic window:
- the irrA gene encoding iron response transcriptional regulator IrrA, with amino-acid sequence MNSFCVFERLRAAGLRPTRQRVALCNLIFGSGDRHLSAEELYAEAHKAGEPVSLATVYNTLHQFTDVGIIRPLTGEGQRTYFDTNTSDHHHFFLEEENQMIDIPGEGLRLDRLPEPPEGMEIVNVDVVVRLRRKAAAPAT; translated from the coding sequence ATGAATTCATTTTGTGTGTTCGAGCGTCTTCGCGCCGCCGGCCTGCGGCCGACACGCCAGCGCGTGGCGCTCTGCAACCTGATTTTCGGATCCGGCGACCGCCATCTGTCGGCCGAGGAGCTCTACGCCGAAGCGCACAAGGCCGGTGAACCCGTATCGCTGGCGACCGTCTACAATACGCTGCACCAGTTCACCGACGTCGGCATCATCCGGCCGCTGACCGGCGAGGGCCAGCGGACCTATTTCGACACCAATACCTCCGATCACCATCACTTCTTCCTCGAGGAAGAAAATCAGATGATCGACATTCCCGGTGAAGGCCTCAGGCTCGATCGCCTGCCGGAGCCGCCGGAGGGGATGGAGATCGTCAATGTCGACGTCGTCGTCCGCCTGCGCCGCAAGGCTGCCGCGCCGGCGACCTGA
- a CDS encoding SH3 domain-containing protein codes for MPAVAQETGSITGAYSKLALPRFVSLKSARVNLRVGPGRDYAVTWLYLKPGLPVEVVQEYELWRRVRDSEGTEGWVYHSLLSGDRTAIAAPWLKGKSTTIDMHRSATEDAALVAQLEPGVVTKVDECGLGWCAVEVSGRKGYLRQREIWGVYPDERF; via the coding sequence GTGCCGGCCGTGGCGCAGGAAACCGGCTCGATCACCGGCGCCTATTCCAAGCTTGCGCTGCCGCGCTTCGTCTCGCTGAAGTCCGCGCGGGTCAATCTGCGCGTGGGACCCGGCCGCGACTACGCGGTGACGTGGCTGTATCTGAAGCCCGGCCTGCCGGTGGAAGTCGTGCAGGAATACGAGCTGTGGCGCCGCGTGCGCGATAGCGAGGGCACCGAGGGCTGGGTCTATCACTCGCTCCTGTCAGGCGACCGCACGGCGATCGCCGCTCCCTGGCTGAAAGGCAAGAGCACGACGATCGACATGCACAGGTCGGCGACCGAAGACGCCGCCCTCGTCGCCCAGCTCGAGCCCGGCGTCGTCACCAAGGTCGACGAATGCGGCCTCGGCTGGTGCGCGGTCGAGGTGTCCGGCCGCAAGGGCTACCTGCGCCAGCGCGAGATCTGGGGCGTCTATCCGGACGAGCGCTTCTAA
- a CDS encoding D-glycerate dehydrogenase encodes MTERKMPVVAITRRLPEPIEQRMGELFDVSFNATDAPMSQPELVAAMRRVDVLVPTVTDRIDRSMIAQAGERLKLIANYGNGVDNIDVEAAHARGIFVTNTPNVLNEDTADMTMALILAVPRRLVEGGSRLISGERWAGWSPTWMLGRRITGKKLGIVGMGRIGTAVARRARAFGLEIHYHNRHRVSPKTETELGATYWESLDQMLARMDIVSVNCPSTPATFHLLSARRLALMPAHAFIVNIARGEIIDQQALVKLIEEGRIAGAGLDVFEGEPAIDKRLMKLAEEHRVVLLPHMGSATIEARIDMGEKVIINIRTLMDGHRPPDRILPGQG; translated from the coding sequence GTGACCGAGAGGAAAATGCCTGTCGTCGCCATCACGCGCCGGTTGCCCGAGCCGATCGAGCAGCGCATGGGCGAGCTTTTCGACGTCAGCTTCAACGCCACCGACGCGCCGATGAGCCAGCCCGAGCTGGTGGCGGCGATGCGGCGCGTCGACGTTCTGGTGCCGACCGTGACGGATCGCATCGACCGCTCGATGATCGCCCAGGCCGGCGAGCGGCTGAAGCTCATCGCCAACTACGGCAACGGTGTCGACAACATCGACGTCGAGGCGGCGCACGCCCGCGGCATCTTCGTCACCAACACGCCGAACGTCCTCAACGAGGACACCGCCGACATGACCATGGCGCTGATCCTCGCCGTGCCCCGTCGTCTCGTCGAGGGCGGCAGCCGCCTCATCTCCGGCGAGCGCTGGGCCGGCTGGTCGCCGACCTGGATGCTCGGCCGCCGCATCACCGGCAAGAAGCTCGGCATCGTCGGCATGGGCCGCATCGGCACCGCCGTCGCCCGGCGGGCAAGAGCCTTCGGGCTCGAGATCCACTATCACAACCGGCACCGCGTCAGCCCCAAGACGGAGACCGAGCTCGGCGCGACCTACTGGGAGAGCCTCGACCAGATGCTCGCCCGCATGGACATCGTCTCGGTCAATTGTCCCTCGACGCCGGCGACCTTCCATCTCCTGTCGGCGCGTCGGCTGGCGCTGATGCCGGCGCACGCCTTCATCGTCAACATCGCCCGCGGCGAGATCATCGACCAGCAGGCGCTGGTCAAGCTGATCGAGGAGGGGCGCATCGCCGGCGCCGGCCTCGACGTCTTCGAGGGCGAGCCGGCCATCGACAAGCGCCTGATGAAGCTCGCCGAGGAGCACCGCGTCGTCCTCCTGCCGCATATGGGCTCGGCGACGATCGAGGCGCGGATCGACATGGGCGAGAAGGTCATCATCAACATCCGCACCCTGATGGACGGGCACCGTCCGCCGGACCGGATCTTGCCGGGGCAGGGATAG
- a CDS encoding NAD(P)/FAD-dependent oxidoreductase has protein sequence MSETLERPPTTDRGTVETWLRRFEAVLAAGEAGAAAALFGEESFWRDLVSFTWNIKTLEGPDEIRAMLQTVLTSVRPHNFRIEEEPSEAGGVTESWFTFETEVARGRGHLRLKDGKAWTFLTTMTELKGFEEPMAERRPMGAEHGAAKDRLSWLEKRQKEAEELGHTTQPEVVIIGGGQGGIALGARLRQLGVPTIIVEKNERAGDSWRKRYKSLCLHDPVWYDHLPYLDFPKNWPVFAPKDKIGDWLEMYTKVMELNYWSSTTAKSAKFDEGTKTWAVTVEKDGREIVLQPRQLVFATGMSAKANWPSFPGMERFKGEQHHSSQHPGPDAWKDKRAVVVGSNNSAHDICAALWEAGADVTMVQRSSTHIVKSDSLMELGLGSLYSEEAVANGVTTAKADLVFASLPYRILHTFQIPVYEAIRERDAKFYEDLEKAGFMLDWGADGSGLFMKYLRRGSGYYIDVGASQLIIDGKIKLKSGSDIAEITEDGVLLKDGTHLPADLIVYATGYGSMNGWVADLVDRETADRVGKCWGLGSDTPKDPGPWEGEQRNMWKPTQVENLWFHGGNLHQSRHYSQFLALQLKARHEGIPTPVYGLQESFHKS, from the coding sequence ATGAGCGAGACGCTGGAACGACCGCCGACCACGGACCGGGGCACGGTGGAGACCTGGCTGAGACGCTTCGAGGCGGTGCTTGCCGCCGGCGAGGCGGGCGCGGCGGCGGCCCTGTTCGGCGAGGAGAGTTTCTGGCGCGACCTCGTCAGCTTCACCTGGAACATCAAGACGCTGGAGGGGCCCGACGAGATCCGCGCCATGCTGCAGACGGTGCTCACCAGCGTCCGGCCGCACAATTTTCGCATCGAGGAAGAGCCGTCGGAAGCCGGCGGCGTCACCGAGAGCTGGTTCACCTTCGAGACCGAGGTCGCGCGCGGCCGCGGGCATCTCAGGCTGAAGGACGGCAAGGCCTGGACCTTTCTCACCACCATGACCGAGCTGAAGGGTTTCGAGGAGCCCATGGCCGAGCGCCGGCCGATGGGCGCCGAGCACGGCGCGGCGAAGGACAGGCTGAGCTGGCTGGAAAAACGGCAGAAGGAGGCCGAGGAGCTCGGCCATACCACACAGCCCGAGGTGGTCATCATCGGCGGCGGCCAGGGCGGCATCGCGCTTGGCGCGCGGCTGCGCCAGCTTGGCGTGCCGACCATCATCGTCGAGAAGAACGAGCGGGCCGGCGACAGCTGGCGCAAGCGCTACAAGTCGCTCTGCCTGCACGACCCCGTCTGGTACGACCATCTCCCCTATCTCGATTTCCCGAAGAACTGGCCGGTCTTCGCCCCGAAGGACAAGATCGGCGACTGGCTGGAAATGTACACCAAGGTGATGGAGCTCAACTACTGGAGCTCGACCACGGCCAAAAGCGCCAAATTCGACGAGGGCACGAAGACCTGGGCCGTCACCGTCGAGAAGGACGGCCGGGAGATCGTCTTGCAACCGAGGCAGCTGGTCTTCGCCACCGGCATGTCGGCCAAGGCGAACTGGCCGTCATTCCCCGGCATGGAGCGGTTCAAGGGCGAGCAGCATCATTCCTCGCAGCATCCCGGCCCCGACGCCTGGAAGGACAAGCGCGCGGTGGTCGTCGGCTCCAACAATTCCGCCCACGACATCTGTGCGGCGCTCTGGGAGGCCGGGGCCGACGTCACCATGGTGCAGCGCTCCTCGACCCACATCGTCAAATCGGACTCGCTGATGGAGCTCGGCCTCGGCTCGCTCTATTCGGAAGAGGCTGTCGCCAACGGCGTGACGACCGCCAAGGCCGACCTCGTCTTCGCCTCGCTCCCCTACCGCATCCTCCACACCTTCCAGATCCCGGTCTACGAGGCCATCCGCGAGCGTGACGCGAAATTCTACGAGGACCTGGAAAAGGCCGGCTTCATGCTCGACTGGGGCGCTGACGGCTCCGGCCTGTTCATGAAGTATCTCCGGCGGGGCTCGGGCTACTACATCGACGTCGGCGCGAGCCAGCTGATCATCGACGGCAAGATCAAGCTGAAGAGCGGCAGCGACATCGCGGAGATCACCGAGGACGGCGTCCTCCTGAAGGACGGAACGCATCTTCCCGCCGACCTCATCGTCTATGCCACCGGCTATGGCTCGATGAACGGCTGGGTCGCCGACCTCGTCGACCGCGAGACCGCCGACAGGGTCGGGAAATGCTGGGGCCTCGGCTCGGATACGCCCAAGGATCCCGGTCCCTGGGAGGGCGAGCAGCGCAATATGTGGAAGCCGACGCAGGTGGAGAACCTCTGGTTCCACGGCGGCAATCTCCACCAGTCCCGCCACTACTCGCAGTTCCTGGCCCTGCAGCTGAAGGCACGCCACGAGGGGATTCCGACGCCCGTCTACGGGCTGCAGGAGAGCTTTCACAAGAGCTGA
- a CDS encoding sugar ABC transporter substrate-binding protein encodes MTAGAKAAGPEIVSGPSADPECYKPLTAETKFFQYPKKEGPYRVALANGFIGNTWRIQMVQTAKAYAEQPEVKAKLKEFKVVSTGDDVAAQIAAVDNFINSGYDAVIVNAQNPTAFKPVIKRARAAGVVLVAFDNTLDTDEAINVNVDQKGLGKLWGEWLVKNVPGGKGKLLEVRGVTGTSVDRDRHDGIQEVLAASPGPWETVEVVGRWDDGTAQKVVADAIAVHKAFDGVSVQGGSTGTVRAMIDAGHPFVPVGGETENGFRKLCSEHSKDGLKCTSAGSGPAQVAVAMKTALAALEGEVVPQSIALPLSIVSDPDFKDGESFYAKETDNFFVGNSFPTCGINFTAQEIMGQTEVNQ; translated from the coding sequence ATGACGGCCGGCGCGAAGGCTGCGGGACCGGAGATCGTTTCCGGTCCGAGCGCCGATCCCGAATGCTACAAGCCGCTGACCGCCGAGACGAAGTTCTTCCAGTATCCGAAGAAGGAAGGTCCCTACCGCGTCGCGCTGGCCAACGGCTTCATCGGCAACACCTGGCGAATCCAGATGGTGCAGACGGCAAAGGCCTATGCCGAGCAGCCCGAGGTGAAGGCGAAGCTGAAGGAATTCAAGGTGGTCTCGACGGGCGACGACGTCGCGGCGCAGATCGCCGCCGTCGATAACTTCATCAACTCCGGTTACGACGCGGTCATCGTCAACGCGCAGAACCCGACCGCCTTCAAGCCGGTGATCAAGCGCGCCAGGGCCGCGGGCGTCGTGCTCGTGGCATTCGACAATACGCTGGACACCGACGAGGCGATCAATGTCAACGTCGACCAGAAGGGCCTCGGCAAGCTCTGGGGCGAGTGGCTCGTCAAGAACGTTCCCGGCGGCAAGGGCAAGCTCCTGGAAGTACGCGGTGTCACCGGCACCTCGGTCGATCGCGACCGCCATGACGGCATCCAGGAAGTTCTGGCCGCCTCTCCGGGCCCCTGGGAGACGGTCGAGGTCGTCGGGCGCTGGGATGACGGCACCGCGCAGAAGGTCGTGGCCGATGCCATTGCGGTGCACAAGGCGTTCGACGGCGTCTCCGTGCAGGGCGGCTCGACCGGAACGGTGCGCGCCATGATCGACGCCGGGCACCCCTTCGTTCCCGTCGGTGGCGAGACGGAAAACGGCTTCCGCAAGCTTTGCTCCGAGCATTCCAAGGATGGGCTGAAATGCACCTCGGCGGGCAGCGGTCCGGCGCAGGTGGCCGTCGCCATGAAGACGGCGCTGGCCGCCCTGGAGGGCGAGGTGGTGCCGCAGTCGATCGCGCTGCCGCTCTCGATCGTGTCCGATCCCGACTTCAAGGACGGCGAGAGCTTCTACGCCAAGGAGACCGACAACTTCTTCGTCGGCAATTCCTTCCCGACCTGCGGAATCAACTTCACCGCGCAGGAAATCATGGGCCAGACCGAGGTCAACCAGTAG
- a CDS encoding sugar ABC transporter ATP-binding protein has protein sequence MDGGLAPVLELRGVSKRYGGVAALTDVDFAARPGTIHAVLGENGAGKSTLIKIASGVTDPSDGDVYVDGHKVVFRNPVQAMAAGVVCVFQELSLIPDMTVADNLSIVDPPRRFGLIDGRAQRRRASELLALVGCEDVHPSELVKNLPLSRRQMVEIAKALAKKPKVLILDEATSALTAEDVKRVYAIIRRLRGEGVAILYVSHRMQEIEDLADVASVFRNGRHIETFRKGARSVDEIVQMMIGREVTHPYPEKPAPSPDAPVALSARDLTWGRELRGISLEVRKGEIVGLGGLDGQGQRELLLALFGVLKNVSGTIDVGGRPVKIDGPRAAMRCDLPLALIPEDRKTEGLMLAMSVEDNMSLAALSRFKSGLSIDRSREAAAIGDMVQSLKVKAGDLSAPVSNLSGGNQQKVVLAKWLMTRPGIILLNDPTRGIDVGTKQEIYRLLRDLAGQGLAVLYYSTDYAELIGCCDRVLVMYGGKVARELAGETLNETTMIETAFNVGEHAA, from the coding sequence GTGGACGGCGGCCTCGCGCCGGTCCTCGAGCTTCGCGGCGTTTCCAAGCGCTATGGCGGCGTCGCGGCGCTGACGGATGTCGATTTCGCCGCCCGGCCCGGCACGATTCACGCCGTGCTCGGCGAAAACGGGGCCGGAAAGTCGACGCTGATCAAGATCGCATCGGGCGTCACGGATCCCAGCGACGGCGACGTCTATGTCGACGGCCACAAGGTCGTCTTCCGCAACCCGGTCCAGGCGATGGCCGCCGGCGTCGTCTGCGTCTTCCAGGAACTGTCGCTGATCCCGGACATGACGGTGGCCGACAACCTGTCCATCGTCGATCCGCCCCGTCGTTTCGGCCTGATCGACGGTCGGGCGCAGCGGCGCCGGGCGAGCGAGCTCCTCGCCCTCGTCGGTTGCGAGGACGTGCATCCGAGCGAACTGGTGAAGAACCTGCCGCTCTCGCGGCGCCAGATGGTGGAGATCGCCAAGGCGCTCGCCAAGAAGCCGAAGGTGCTGATCCTCGACGAGGCGACGTCGGCCCTGACCGCCGAGGACGTGAAGCGTGTCTACGCGATCATCCGTCGCCTGCGCGGCGAAGGGGTGGCGATTCTCTACGTGTCGCATCGCATGCAGGAGATCGAGGACCTTGCCGATGTCGCGAGCGTCTTTCGCAACGGCCGGCACATCGAGACTTTCCGCAAAGGCGCCCGCTCGGTCGACGAGATCGTGCAGATGATGATCGGACGGGAGGTGACCCATCCCTATCCCGAAAAGCCGGCGCCATCGCCGGACGCGCCGGTCGCTCTCTCGGCCCGCGATCTGACCTGGGGGCGCGAACTTCGCGGCATATCGCTGGAGGTGAGGAAGGGCGAGATCGTCGGGCTTGGCGGGCTCGACGGCCAGGGTCAGCGCGAACTTCTCCTGGCGCTCTTCGGCGTCCTGAAGAACGTGTCGGGGACGATCGACGTCGGCGGCCGGCCGGTCAAGATCGACGGTCCGCGCGCGGCCATGCGCTGCGACCTGCCGCTCGCGCTAATCCCCGAGGACCGCAAGACCGAGGGGCTGATGCTGGCGATGAGCGTCGAGGACAATATGAGCCTTGCCGCCCTGTCGCGCTTCAAGTCCGGCCTGTCGATCGACCGAAGCCGCGAGGCGGCCGCGATCGGGGACATGGTACAGAGCCTGAAGGTGAAGGCGGGGGACCTCTCGGCGCCGGTCTCGAACCTGTCCGGCGGCAACCAGCAGAAGGTCGTGCTGGCCAAATGGCTGATGACCCGCCCTGGGATCATTCTCTTGAACGATCCGACCCGGGGAATCGACGTCGGCACGAAGCAGGAGATCTACCGCCTGCTGCGCGACCTGGCCGGGCAGGGTCTGGCCGTCCTCTATTACTCCACCGACTATGCCGAACTGATCGGCTGCTGCGACCGCGTCCTCGTGATGTACGGCGGGAAGGTCGCGCGCGAACTCGCCGGCGAGACGCTGAACGAGACGACCATGATCGAGACCGCCTTCAACGTCGGGGAGCATGCTGCGTGA
- a CDS encoding ABC transporter permease has protein sequence MRDLGFFVRHHRGLLGAILLFAAMFALYISNHSAGLTPAVATTATNKAVLLALVAMAQTLPVLTRGLDLSVGMVFVLANCVASSIVVGTPGEGALGIVVVLGIGALAGFLNGAIVVWGRLQPIITTLATGAIFYGLALIVRPGPGGDVQSDIADMLTGQMFGTVPAALAVLLAVVVFVWVPFRRSVLGRAAYATGSNEQAAYMSGVPVQRAKLLAYTLSGFLASIGGLMLTFNTYSGEASAPIAGTYTLNSIAAVVIGGTSLFGGWGSAIGSIFGAFVLRTIEDLLFVFDFDPLWQPLFQGVVLLAAVSLGAIRMLRIRNRLEVLA, from the coding sequence GTGAGAGATCTCGGCTTCTTCGTCCGCCATCACCGCGGCCTTCTCGGCGCCATCTTGCTCTTCGCCGCCATGTTCGCCCTCTACATCTCCAACCACTCCGCAGGTCTGACGCCGGCGGTGGCGACGACGGCCACGAACAAGGCGGTTCTCCTGGCGCTGGTGGCGATGGCTCAGACCTTGCCCGTCCTGACGCGCGGTCTCGACCTGTCGGTCGGCATGGTCTTCGTCCTGGCCAATTGCGTCGCCTCGTCCATCGTCGTCGGGACGCCGGGCGAGGGGGCGCTCGGCATCGTCGTGGTGCTCGGCATCGGCGCACTCGCCGGGTTCCTCAATGGCGCCATCGTCGTCTGGGGACGGCTGCAGCCGATCATCACGACGCTGGCGACGGGCGCGATCTTCTACGGTCTAGCGCTCATCGTGCGGCCGGGCCCCGGCGGAGACGTCCAGTCCGACATCGCCGACATGCTGACGGGTCAGATGTTCGGGACGGTTCCGGCCGCCCTCGCGGTGCTCCTCGCCGTCGTCGTCTTCGTCTGGGTCCCGTTCCGCCGTTCGGTCCTCGGGCGCGCGGCCTATGCGACGGGCTCGAACGAGCAGGCCGCCTACATGTCGGGAGTGCCGGTCCAGCGGGCAAAACTCCTGGCCTACACGCTGTCGGGCTTTCTCGCCTCGATCGGCGGCCTGATGCTGACCTTCAACACCTATTCGGGCGAAGCCTCCGCGCCGATCGCCGGCACCTACACGCTGAATTCGATCGCCGCCGTCGTCATTGGCGGAACCTCGCTCTTCGGCGGCTGGGGCTCGGCCATCGGCTCGATCTTCGGCGCTTTCGTGCTGCGGACGATCGAGGATCTCCTCTTCGTCTTCGATTTCGATCCGCTCTGGCAGCCGCTGTTCCAGGGCGTCGTGCTCCTGGCCGCGGTCTCGCTCGGCGCCATTCGCATGCTGCGCATCCGCAACCGGCTGGAAGTCCTGGCGTGA
- a CDS encoding ABC transporter permease: MIAFGCIAVLLAGGAMYSREFLSPEYLLQQLQISAFLGVIASGAMLVILIGHIDLSIPWTVTLGAMMATAVAGWYGTPGEILAIPAGILCGALVGLVNGLGVAYLRLPSMIFTLGMNAVVQGLMVLHTGGSAPQDHATDAMHFLAVARPILGIPNALFMWIIVGAAVIFLLNRTAFGRRVYAVGNREQAAYLSGVNTNAVIIGCFVLSGAAAAFAGVLLAGYSTKAYQAMGDSYLLPAIAAVVLGGTNVLGGRGNYLGTIAGVILITLLQSILAVMQMEEAGRQIIYGTVIIVMLLAYGRGDVARR; encoded by the coding sequence ATGATCGCCTTTGGCTGCATCGCCGTTCTTCTGGCCGGCGGCGCGATGTATTCACGCGAGTTCCTGTCGCCGGAATATCTTCTCCAACAGCTGCAGATCAGCGCCTTCCTCGGTGTCATCGCCTCGGGCGCGATGCTGGTGATCCTGATCGGGCATATCGATCTCTCGATCCCCTGGACGGTGACGCTCGGCGCGATGATGGCGACGGCGGTGGCGGGCTGGTACGGCACCCCCGGCGAGATCCTCGCCATTCCGGCCGGCATACTCTGCGGCGCGCTGGTCGGTCTCGTGAACGGGCTCGGCGTCGCCTATCTCCGGCTGCCGTCGATGATCTTCACCCTCGGGATGAACGCGGTGGTGCAGGGATTGATGGTGCTTCACACGGGCGGCTCGGCCCCGCAGGATCATGCGACCGACGCCATGCACTTTCTGGCGGTCGCCCGGCCGATCCTCGGCATTCCGAATGCGCTCTTCATGTGGATCATCGTCGGCGCGGCGGTGATCTTCCTCCTCAACCGGACCGCCTTCGGCCGGCGGGTCTATGCGGTCGGCAACCGGGAACAGGCGGCTTATCTTTCCGGCGTCAACACCAATGCCGTCATCATCGGCTGCTTCGTTCTCTCCGGGGCCGCGGCGGCTTTCGCCGGGGTGCTCCTGGCGGGCTATTCGACCAAGGCCTACCAGGCCATGGGCGACAGCTATCTCCTGCCAGCCATCGCGGCCGTTGTTCTCGGCGGCACGAACGTCCTCGGCGGCCGCGGCAATTATCTCGGCACGATCGCCGGCGTCATCCTGATCACCCTCCTGCAATCGATCCTCGCCGTGATGCAGATGGAGGAAGCCGGCCGTCAGATCATCTACGGAACCGTCATCATCGTGATGCTGCTCGCCTACGGCCGCGGTGATGTCGCGAGGCGGTAG
- the ugpC gene encoding sn-glycerol-3-phosphate ABC transporter ATP-binding protein UgpC: MSAIALKAIRKDYGSVNVIKRIDLEIASGEFVVLVGPSGCGKSTLLRMIAGLEEITAGDLVIGGRSVGHLPPAERNIAMVFQDYALYPHMSVEDNMAFGLKMRNADPSAIAEKVKAASAILKLDPFLARLPAQLSGGQRQRVAMGRAIVRDPDAFLFDEPLSNLDAALRVEMRLEIAKLHRRIKATTVYVTHDQVEAMTLADRIVVMNGGNMEQVGAPLDLYHRPQTLFVAKFIGSPTMNTLDCDVVAGGDGHLRLRLPIGEVDVPLPDAPRALERVTLGIRSEDLEVCSSEAAWFTGELSVVERLGSQIFGYIDIGRDRMMTVEFPRTSTVHVGERISVAGRGERVHLFNSSDGRRIN, encoded by the coding sequence ATGTCAGCCATCGCCTTGAAGGCCATCCGCAAGGACTACGGCTCAGTGAATGTGATCAAGCGGATCGACCTCGAGATCGCGAGCGGCGAGTTCGTCGTCCTCGTCGGCCCGTCCGGCTGCGGCAAGTCCACGCTCCTGAGGATGATTGCGGGACTGGAGGAAATTACCGCCGGCGATCTCGTGATCGGCGGACGCTCCGTCGGGCACCTGCCCCCGGCCGAGCGCAACATCGCGATGGTGTTCCAGGATTACGCGCTCTATCCGCACATGAGCGTCGAGGACAACATGGCCTTCGGCCTGAAGATGCGAAACGCCGATCCCTCCGCCATCGCCGAGAAGGTCAAGGCGGCTTCCGCCATCCTGAAGCTGGATCCGTTTCTTGCTCGACTTCCCGCGCAACTCTCTGGTGGCCAGCGCCAGCGCGTCGCCATGGGGCGCGCCATCGTGCGCGATCCCGATGCCTTCCTCTTCGACGAGCCTCTGTCCAATCTCGACGCGGCGCTGCGTGTCGAGATGCGATTGGAGATTGCCAAGCTTCATCGGCGCATCAAGGCGACGACCGTCTACGTCACGCATGATCAGGTCGAGGCCATGACCCTGGCAGATCGGATCGTGGTGATGAACGGGGGAAACATGGAGCAGGTCGGAGCGCCGCTCGACCTCTATCACCGACCTCAGACACTCTTCGTGGCGAAGTTCATCGGCAGTCCGACAATGAACACGCTCGATTGCGATGTCGTGGCTGGTGGGGACGGCCACCTTCGGCTCCGTTTGCCCATCGGCGAGGTCGATGTGCCGCTTCCCGATGCCCCTCGCGCCCTCGAGCGCGTCACGCTCGGCATTCGCTCGGAAGATCTCGAAGTCTGCTCTTCCGAGGCGGCGTGGTTCACAGGCGAGTTGTCGGTCGTCGAGCGGCTGGGCAGCCAGATCTTTGGCTATATCGACATCGGCCGAGACCGGATGATGACGGTGGAGTTCCCTCGGACCAGCACGGTCCACGTCGGCGAGCGCATTTCGGTGGCGGGGCGGGGAGAACGGGTTCATCTCTTCAATTCGAGTGATGGCCGTCGCATCAACTGA
- a CDS encoding GntR family transcriptional regulator → MNEPHGLIGRRNGAGKRVATGKSAAAFTSLKREIMLGELAAGHALVELDLAMRFGCSQGTVREALLQLQDEGLVQRNGYRGTQVSDCTLEEAVELFRIRQSIECRGIVHVLRHPSRTLTADLKALQEAMVEAAKAGDELELASIDREFHSRIFADAKLGALDPILRRCLLHNHRFKISRSAEARDLVQTAQRHEPIVAAIEARDLAAASAALFHHIATIVDFGPNVFPDQIQ, encoded by the coding sequence TTGAACGAGCCGCATGGTCTGATCGGGCGCCGCAACGGAGCGGGAAAGCGCGTCGCGACGGGCAAGTCCGCCGCAGCCTTCACCTCCCTGAAGCGCGAGATCATGCTCGGCGAGCTCGCCGCGGGGCACGCCCTGGTCGAGCTGGACCTTGCGATGCGCTTCGGCTGCAGCCAGGGCACGGTGCGCGAAGCGCTGCTCCAGCTTCAGGACGAAGGCCTCGTCCAGCGCAACGGGTATCGTGGCACCCAGGTCTCCGATTGTACGCTGGAGGAGGCGGTCGAGCTCTTCCGCATCCGCCAGTCCATCGAATGCCGGGGCATTGTCCATGTCCTGCGCCATCCCAGCCGCACGCTGACGGCGGACTTGAAGGCCCTCCAGGAAGCCATGGTGGAGGCTGCCAAGGCGGGTGACGAGCTGGAACTCGCCTCCATCGACCGGGAGTTCCACAGTCGAATCTTTGCCGATGCCAAGCTCGGCGCACTCGACCCGATCCTGCGGCGCTGCCTCCTTCACAATCACCGCTTCAAGATCTCGCGCTCGGCGGAGGCGCGCGATCTCGTGCAGACGGCCCAGCGTCACGAACCCATCGTCGCCGCGATCGAAGCCCGGGACCTCGCCGCCGCTTCGGCCGCGCTTTTTCACCATATCGCGACGATCGTGGATTTCGGCCCGAACGTCTTTCCGGACCAGATCCAATGA